In Halorussus lipolyticus, a genomic segment contains:
- a CDS encoding transcription initiation factor IIB: MATSEIYETAFDEDVQNESNQCPECDGQVTTNVAETVCEECGLVLEDERIDHGPEWRSFSDDEQNRERTGAPLTATRHDRGLSTEIGEKVEATREQFAGRKRRRLARMRREHSRSRFQSKAERILAHGLGEIHRLTSALGLSKAFGEQACSLFRSAQNEDILCGRSVEAMAAASVHGACRCLGLSRTLADVANVARVKQSRVRSSYQAINVELGLPTKPVKPTAFVPRLASALEVTDSIRQRARALTRAAQEADITVGVQPSGFAAACLYKACHEHGWLVSQRDVAEVADISPRTIRTHRDALDELGVNPASETKS, translated from the coding sequence ATGGCAACGAGCGAAATCTACGAGACGGCGTTCGACGAGGACGTACAGAACGAAAGTAACCAATGCCCGGAGTGCGACGGACAGGTCACTACCAACGTCGCAGAGACCGTGTGTGAGGAGTGTGGACTCGTTCTTGAGGACGAACGGATTGACCACGGGCCGGAGTGGCGGTCGTTCAGTGACGACGAGCAGAACCGAGAGCGTACAGGTGCGCCGCTGACGGCGACGCGCCACGACCGCGGCCTCTCAACCGAAATCGGCGAGAAAGTTGAAGCGACGAGGGAACAGTTCGCGGGCCGGAAGCGCCGTCGGCTCGCGCGGATGCGTCGTGAACACAGTCGTAGTCGGTTCCAGTCGAAAGCCGAGCGGATTCTCGCGCATGGACTCGGTGAAATCCATCGGCTGACTAGTGCACTCGGGCTCTCGAAAGCATTCGGCGAGCAGGCGTGTTCGCTGTTCCGGAGTGCACAGAACGAGGACATCCTGTGCGGACGGTCGGTCGAAGCGATGGCGGCGGCGAGCGTCCACGGCGCGTGTCGATGTCTCGGTCTCTCCAGAACGCTCGCCGACGTAGCGAACGTCGCGCGGGTCAAGCAGTCGAGAGTGCGTAGTTCCTATCAAGCAATAAACGTGGAACTCGGGCTTCCGACGAAACCCGTCAAACCGACCGCGTTCGTGCCGCGACTTGCCTCGGCGCTTGAGGTGACCGATTCGATACGTCAGCGGGCACGAGCACTCACAAGGGCGGCACAAGAAGCAGATATCACGGTTGGGGTCCAGCCGTCTGGGTTCGCGGCGGCCTGCCTCTACAAAGCATGTCACGAACACGGCTGGTTGGTCAGCCAGCGGGACGTCGCGGAGGTAGCTGACATTAGTCCGCGGACGATACGGACACATCGAGACGCGCTC
- a CDS encoding PQQ-binding-like beta-propeller repeat protein, translating into MESPQVRWQTTLPAGVTPPAVVGETVFVSGGIFNDHNEDHAAGGVYAFDRETGDEKWKTTFPALGGGFAGCPPTIYKGSVYVGDAGEHYFHALDARTGEKRWHLDLDGSVNEAIPAANDRVCFVEQEAAIGVDTQGEERWRYTKDGHVFLAPPAIADGTAYVGSVYDERDQSESEDNTSSLLAAVEVETGEEQWAHQLGENFHSLVVDDDNDTLFACDTRAVYAVETATGTQRWRHVIEDFGLGELAVGDETVFVADGRTLRAFERADGSTRWQFEIESGYLRTTPVVIDGAVVVTSEHPQQLSTDATTYALDIKTGDIRWTYQQPGNMGYSAAAVGDALYLPVYRGGGETEATLTVLEAEQ; encoded by the coding sequence ATCGAGAGTCCTCAAGTACGCTGGCAGACGACCCTCCCTGCGGGTGTCACCCCTCCGGCAGTCGTCGGCGAGACGGTGTTCGTCAGCGGCGGTATCTTCAACGACCACAACGAGGACCACGCCGCAGGCGGCGTGTACGCCTTCGACCGTGAGACAGGCGACGAGAAGTGGAAGACGACATTCCCAGCGCTCGGTGGTGGGTTCGCTGGCTGTCCGCCGACGATCTACAAGGGGTCGGTCTATGTTGGCGACGCTGGGGAGCACTACTTTCACGCGCTCGACGCTCGGACTGGTGAGAAACGATGGCATCTCGATCTCGACGGGTCAGTGAACGAGGCGATTCCTGCGGCGAACGACCGCGTCTGCTTCGTCGAACAGGAGGCCGCGATTGGTGTCGATACACAGGGCGAGGAACGTTGGCGTTACACCAAGGACGGTCACGTCTTCCTCGCTCCACCGGCCATCGCTGACGGGACGGCGTACGTGGGGTCCGTCTACGACGAGCGCGACCAGAGCGAAAGCGAGGACAATACCTCGTCGCTCCTCGCGGCAGTCGAGGTCGAAACGGGCGAGGAACAGTGGGCACACCAACTGGGCGAGAATTTCCACAGTCTCGTGGTGGACGACGACAACGACACCCTGTTCGCCTGCGATACGCGCGCCGTCTACGCCGTCGAGACGGCAACGGGGACTCAACGCTGGCGACATGTCATCGAGGACTTCGGCCTCGGAGAACTCGCCGTGGGCGACGAGACGGTGTTTGTCGCCGATGGTCGAACGCTCCGAGCATTCGAACGCGCCGACGGGAGTACGCGGTGGCAGTTCGAGATCGAGTCAGGCTATCTGCGGACAACCCCGGTCGTTATCGACGGCGCGGTCGTGGTGACGTCCGAACACCCCCAACAGCTGTCGACCGACGCGACGACCTACGCGCTCGACATTAAGACAGGTGACATTCGCTGGACGTACCAACAGCCGGGGAACAT